In one Streptomyces sp. NBC_01241 genomic region, the following are encoded:
- a CDS encoding sensor histidine kinase: MAVINGWRPGAQARIRVVDAVGAAVLFVLSVVAASVVPHQHQFLLRWPAVLVAAVGCSALVWRHRHPFGVLVVTIGCGVAFQVLGIRDSPLVASPVLVSVYNVAVRTDRRTAWTAASVSAAILISAATVFTAKSWLEPDTVAMLAWTALPAAVGDGVRSRRAYVAAVEERAEHAERTREQEARQRVAAERVRIARELHDIVAHHIALINAQAGVAVHLVDQRPEQILKALEDIRDTSRSALDELRVTVGLLRQSDDPVALRDPMPGLAQIPALLASFERAGLAVSHTRCGDTEPLEPAVDLAAYRIVQESLTNVRKHAGADHARLFLHYHRERLTITVEDDGSAGAHPPQPGVGHGLIGMRERAATIGGRLHAGPRPEGGFTVTAELPLRPSRPGPAWDRRDGHDDSRTACR; encoded by the coding sequence ATGGCGGTGATCAACGGTTGGAGGCCGGGAGCGCAAGCCCGGATCCGCGTGGTGGACGCGGTGGGCGCGGCGGTGCTGTTCGTGCTGTCGGTCGTGGCTGCCTCGGTCGTACCGCACCAGCATCAATTCTTGTTGCGCTGGCCCGCAGTGCTGGTGGCAGCCGTCGGCTGCTCCGCGCTGGTGTGGCGGCACCGTCACCCGTTCGGCGTACTGGTCGTCACCATTGGCTGCGGGGTGGCCTTTCAGGTACTCGGGATTCGGGACAGCCCGCTGGTCGCAAGTCCGGTTCTGGTGTCCGTCTACAACGTGGCCGTGCGGACCGACCGGCGTACCGCCTGGACCGCGGCATCCGTCTCGGCTGCCATCTTGATCAGCGCCGCCACGGTGTTCACCGCGAAGTCGTGGCTGGAGCCGGACACGGTCGCGATGCTGGCCTGGACGGCACTGCCGGCCGCCGTCGGGGACGGGGTGCGCTCACGCCGCGCCTATGTGGCGGCCGTGGAGGAACGGGCGGAGCACGCGGAGCGCACCCGCGAGCAGGAGGCACGGCAGCGAGTGGCGGCCGAACGTGTCCGGATCGCACGCGAACTGCACGACATCGTCGCGCATCACATCGCCTTGATCAACGCGCAGGCGGGCGTCGCCGTCCATCTGGTGGACCAGCGACCGGAACAGATCCTCAAGGCTCTGGAGGACATCAGGGACACCAGCCGCTCCGCCCTGGACGAACTACGGGTGACCGTGGGCCTGCTCCGGCAGTCCGACGACCCGGTGGCGCTGCGCGATCCGATGCCGGGCCTTGCGCAGATACCGGCCCTGCTGGCGTCGTTCGAACGCGCCGGGCTCGCCGTGAGCCACACCCGGTGCGGCGACACCGAACCGCTGGAGCCGGCGGTCGACCTGGCCGCGTACCGCATCGTGCAGGAGTCCCTGACCAATGTGCGCAAGCACGCCGGAGCCGACCATGCGCGGCTGTTCCTGCACTACCACCGTGAACGGCTTACGATCACCGTCGAGGACGACGGGTCCGCCGGAGCGCACCCTCCTCAGCCAGGGGTCGGTCACGGGCTGATCGGCATGCGTGAGCGGGCTGCCACGATCGGGGGCAGGCTGCACGCGGGACCACGTCCCGAGGGCGGATTCACCGTGACGGCCGAACTACCGCTGCGCCCCAGCCGCCCCGGTCCGGCATGGGATCGGAGAGATGGGCATGACGATTCGCGTACTGCTTGCCGATGA
- a CDS encoding DUF190 domain-containing protein — translation MRLTGSALRVTIFIGENDMWHHKPVFTEIVHRARKAGLAGASVFRGIEGFGASSLIHTTRLLSLSEDLPVAIVIVDTDDRIRAFLPQLDELVTEGLVVLDDCEVIRYTGRHARAEEGQ, via the coding sequence ATGAGGCTCACCGGTTCCGCGCTGCGCGTCACCATCTTCATCGGCGAGAACGACATGTGGCACCACAAGCCCGTGTTCACCGAGATCGTCCACCGGGCCCGCAAGGCCGGTCTGGCCGGCGCCTCCGTCTTTCGCGGTATCGAAGGCTTCGGCGCCTCCTCCCTGATCCACACAACGCGGTTGCTGTCCCTGAGCGAGGACCTGCCGGTCGCCATCGTGATCGTCGACACCGATGACCGGATCCGGGCCTTCCTGCCGCAACTGGACGAACTCGTCACCGAGGGGCTCGTCGTCCTCGACGACTGCGAAGTCATCCGCTACACGGGACGGCACGCCCGCGCCGAGGAGGGGCAGTGA
- the crcB gene encoding fluoride efflux transporter CrcB has product MNWLLVIAGAMVGAPLRYLTDRTVQSRHDSLFPWGTFTVNIVGCLVLGLLTGMVTAKAVSSEVQLLVGPGLCGALSTYSTFSYETLRLAEDGARFYAAANIAASVVAGLGAAFTGTALAQAVWG; this is encoded by the coding sequence GTGAACTGGCTGCTCGTCATCGCGGGCGCCATGGTCGGAGCCCCCCTGCGCTACCTGACCGACCGCACGGTCCAGTCCAGGCACGACAGCCTCTTCCCGTGGGGAACTTTCACGGTCAACATCGTCGGCTGCCTGGTCCTCGGGCTGCTCACCGGCATGGTCACGGCCAAAGCCGTCTCCTCCGAAGTACAACTGCTTGTCGGCCCCGGCCTGTGCGGGGCGCTCTCGACGTACTCCACCTTCTCCTACGAAACGCTGCGCCTGGCGGAGGACGGAGCCCGGTTCTACGCCGCGGCGAACATCGCGGCGAGTGTGGTGGCCGGGCTCGGAGCCGCGTTCACCGGTACGGCGCTCGCCCAGGCCGTCTGGGGATAG
- a CDS encoding SDR family NAD(P)-dependent oxidoreductase, translating to MGSLDLTGRVALVTGATSGIGAATAVLLAARGAHVLVAGRDSSRGESVVTAIRARAGKADFVAADLRKAQSVRQLARRAVDLGGGRVDILVNNAGVYPFGPTEKAAEGEVDTVYALNVKAPFHLVAELAPAMAERGGGAIVNVSTVVAAYGAAGMALYGSSKAAVELLTKAWAAEYGPRGVRVNAVRSGPARTEGTQGMGEDLDALAAQAPAGRPAEPAEIAEAIAYLASDAASFVHGAVLPVDGGRTAV from the coding sequence ATGGGTTCTCTTGATCTGACCGGACGCGTGGCCCTCGTGACCGGGGCGACCAGCGGGATCGGCGCCGCGACCGCGGTACTGCTGGCCGCGCGGGGAGCGCACGTACTCGTCGCCGGCCGGGACAGCTCCCGCGGCGAGTCCGTCGTCACCGCGATTCGCGCCCGCGCCGGCAAGGCCGACTTCGTCGCCGCCGATCTGCGGAAGGCGCAGTCGGTGCGGCAGCTCGCGCGGCGGGCCGTGGACCTGGGCGGTGGCCGGGTCGACATCCTGGTGAACAACGCCGGCGTCTACCCGTTCGGGCCCACCGAGAAGGCGGCGGAGGGCGAGGTCGACACCGTCTACGCGCTGAATGTGAAGGCGCCGTTCCACCTGGTGGCAGAACTCGCGCCGGCGATGGCCGAGCGGGGTGGCGGTGCGATCGTCAACGTGAGCACCGTCGTCGCCGCGTACGGGGCCGCGGGCATGGCCCTGTACGGATCGAGCAAGGCCGCCGTGGAGCTGCTGACCAAGGCGTGGGCCGCGGAGTACGGCCCGCGCGGGGTGCGGGTCAACGCCGTGCGCTCCGGCCCGGCACGCACGGAGGGCACGCAGGGCATGGGCGAGGACCTCGACGCCCTGGCCGCCCAGGCCCCGGCCGGCCGACCGGCCGAGCCGGCGGAGATCGCCGAGGCGATCGCCTACCTGGCCAGCGACGCGGCGAGCTTCGTCCACGGCGCCGTGCTGCCCGTGGACGGCGGCCGTACAGCGGTCTGA
- a CDS encoding class I SAM-dependent DNA methyltransferase produces MTSSELWTRATADRYDAEESDKSSATFLGPALDFLAGLAGDGRALEFAIGTGRVGIPLRERGVPVAGIELSEHMAAVLRRKIDEDTLPVAIGDMARTAVPGKFALVYLVYNTITNLLTQDEQVECFRNAARHLAPGGRFVIELGVPPLRFLPPGQVAVPFDVSERHLGFDTFDLVEQILVSHHFARDGDGHYLRTHSRHRYAWPAELDLMARIAGLELELRVADWDRAPFTQDSAKHISVWRKPA; encoded by the coding sequence ATGACGAGCAGCGAGCTGTGGACCCGTGCGACCGCCGACCGCTACGACGCCGAGGAGAGCGACAAGTCCTCGGCGACCTTCCTCGGACCGGCTCTCGACTTCCTCGCGGGACTCGCCGGAGACGGCCGGGCACTGGAATTCGCCATCGGAACCGGACGCGTGGGTATCCCGCTCCGGGAACGCGGCGTGCCGGTGGCGGGCATCGAACTGTCCGAACACATGGCAGCGGTCCTGCGGCGCAAGATCGACGAGGACACACTCCCGGTCGCCATCGGGGACATGGCGAGGACCGCCGTCCCCGGCAAGTTCGCCCTGGTGTATCTCGTCTACAACACCATCACGAATCTGCTCACGCAGGACGAGCAGGTCGAGTGCTTCCGCAACGCCGCGCGTCACCTGGCGCCCGGCGGCCGATTCGTCATCGAACTGGGTGTGCCGCCGCTGCGGTTCCTGCCGCCCGGGCAGGTCGCGGTGCCGTTCGACGTCTCCGAGCGGCATCTCGGCTTCGACACTTTCGATTTGGTCGAGCAGATCCTCGTCTCGCACCACTTCGCCCGCGACGGCGACGGCCACTACCTCCGCACCCACTCCCGGCACCGGTACGCCTGGCCGGCGGAGCTCGACCTCATGGCACGGATCGCGGGGCTGGAGCTCGAACTGCGCGTCGCGGACTGGGACAGGGCGCCCTTCACCCAGGACTCCGCGAAGCACATCTCCGTGTGGCGCAAGCCGGCCTGA
- a CDS encoding cupin domain-containing protein, producing MKPRASCRARANAVHFAPGARTAWHSHGLGQTRYVVEGIALVQSRGGEVLEAHPGDVIWTPAGEEHWHGAAPDHFVTHIARWETDEADWREHVTDAEYDDTRRSTRNT from the coding sequence CTGAAGCCGCGGGCTTCCTGTCGGGCGCGCGCGAACGCGGTCCACTTCGCCCCGGGCGCCCGCACCGCCTGGCACTCCCACGGCCTGGGCCAGACCCGCTACGTCGTCGAGGGCATCGCGCTGGTCCAGTCCCGCGGTGGCGAGGTCCTCGAAGCCCACCCCGGGGACGTGATCTGGACACCGGCCGGTGAGGAGCACTGGCACGGGGCCGCCCCCGACCACTTCGTGACCCACATCGCCCGGTGGGAGACCGACGAGGCCGACTGGCGCGAGCACGTCACGGACGCCGAGTACGACGACACCCGCCGCAGCACCCGCAACACCTGA
- the crcB gene encoding fluoride efflux transporter CrcB, with the protein MVNEPVDPDVDLHSPAQHRELRLRQGPVMAAVALGGGVGAAARYGASLLWPTAADAFPLTTLAVNTIGCAIIGVFMVVITDVWAAHRLVRPFFGTGVLGGFTTFSTYAADIQRLVDGREARTGLAYLALTLLAAMASVWIAVTVTRRVIEWRQP; encoded by the coding sequence ATGGTGAATGAACCCGTCGACCCCGACGTCGATCTCCACAGTCCCGCGCAGCACAGAGAACTCCGGCTGCGCCAGGGCCCCGTGATGGCCGCTGTCGCGCTCGGCGGCGGGGTGGGGGCGGCCGCACGGTACGGGGCCTCGCTCCTGTGGCCCACCGCGGCCGATGCCTTCCCGTTGACGACCTTGGCCGTCAATACCATCGGCTGCGCCATCATCGGCGTCTTCATGGTCGTGATCACCGACGTCTGGGCGGCCCACCGGCTCGTACGCCCCTTCTTCGGCACCGGTGTCCTCGGCGGCTTCACCACCTTCTCCACCTACGCCGCCGACATCCAACGCCTGGTGGACGGGCGCGAAGCACGCACCGGCCTGGCGTACCTGGCCCTCACGCTGCTCGCCGCCATGGCCTCCGTATGGATCGCGGTCACCGTGACGCGACGTGTCATCGAATGGAGGCAGCCATGA
- a CDS encoding zf-HC2 domain-containing protein, giving the protein MIEAHCSTKMSGEKPVVEECRRIRGLLAKNALEFLAPDEASAVAAHLATCDTCRDERDRRAAVPAHLTLLRDALACGQGRNRRACAATRAERGHGSSRYPGSDGAAPTTQITLAQWVSKTTSQLR; this is encoded by the coding sequence ATGATCGAAGCCCACTGCTCGACCAAGATGTCCGGCGAGAAGCCTGTCGTCGAGGAATGCCGCAGGATCCGTGGACTACTGGCCAAAAACGCACTCGAGTTCCTTGCACCCGATGAGGCGAGCGCCGTGGCGGCTCACCTGGCGACCTGCGACACGTGCCGGGACGAGCGCGACCGCCGTGCGGCGGTGCCCGCACACCTGACCCTGCTGCGCGACGCCCTGGCTTGCGGCCAGGGCCGGAACAGGCGGGCGTGCGCGGCCACCCGGGCCGAACGCGGCCACGGGTCCTCCCGTTACCCCGGGTCGGACGGGGCCGCCCCGACGACGCAGATCACACTGGCCCAGTGGGTCAGCAAGACCACGTCGCAACTCAGGTGA
- a CDS encoding response regulator transcription factor codes for MTIRVLLADDQALLRGTFRMLFDATDDMETVAEASNGREAVELAGAQRPDVVLMDIRMPEMDGLEATQLISESEDLAGVKVLILTTFENDVHVAEALRAGASGFLGKGARPEELLEAVRTVAGGEALLSPTATRALITRFLAQPDPCPVAVHERLECLTPRERDVMILVALGLSNDEIADRLFVSPLTAKTHVNRAMTKLAARDRAQLVVVAYQCGLVSPAAEPNPPEVPA; via the coding sequence ATGACGATTCGCGTACTGCTTGCCGATGATCAGGCCCTGCTACGGGGCACCTTCAGAATGCTGTTCGACGCCACGGACGACATGGAGACCGTGGCGGAGGCGTCCAACGGACGCGAGGCGGTCGAGCTGGCCGGCGCACAGCGCCCGGACGTGGTCCTGATGGACATCCGCATGCCGGAGATGGACGGCCTGGAGGCGACACAGCTCATCAGTGAGTCCGAAGACCTCGCAGGCGTGAAGGTACTCATCCTGACCACCTTCGAGAATGACGTGCACGTCGCCGAGGCGCTGCGCGCGGGTGCGAGCGGCTTTCTCGGCAAGGGGGCGCGACCGGAGGAGCTTCTCGAAGCCGTCCGCACCGTCGCAGGCGGCGAGGCGTTGCTGTCCCCGACGGCGACACGGGCGTTGATCACTCGGTTTCTGGCCCAGCCGGATCCGTGTCCAGTGGCCGTGCACGAGCGGCTGGAGTGCCTGACGCCGCGGGAGCGCGACGTCATGATCCTCGTCGCGCTGGGCCTGTCGAACGACGAGATCGCCGATCGTCTGTTCGTCAGCCCGCTGACCGCCAAGACCCACGTCAACCGGGCGATGACCAAGCTGGCGGCTCGTGACCGCGCCCAGCTCGTGGTCGTCGCCTATCAGTGCGGGCTGGTCAGTCCGGCCGCCGAGCCGAATCCCCCGGAGGTGCCCGCGTGA
- a CDS encoding alpha/beta hydrolase — protein sequence MSVRRTPSEAGRVPTPKAVPPFDPELSVALAALGKESREPLTPGNLEARQERDAASRPRPTAEGLRADGRFDVAEFCVPGPPGGPDVTLVSARPAGLVGPLPLLYYMHGGAMVMGNAWSVLPRILREWALPLGLAVISVEYRLAPRAQYPGPLEDCYAGLVWAAGHAAELDIDVDRVVIGGKSAGGGLAAALALLARDRGGPGALGQLLLCPMLDDRGSTFSSHQMTGLGVWDLTSNTTAWKALLGDRYGAADLPPYAAPARATDLSGLPPTYIDVGSAEMFRDEDVAYANAIWQAGGEAELHVWPGAYHGFDGLAPRAALSQDARNARTRWLQRLLAQSGARVPRCSTPRMPRENPSAGSTGSGGPAT from the coding sequence ATGAGTGTCCGCCGTACGCCGTCGGAGGCCGGCCGTGTCCCGACACCGAAGGCAGTGCCTCCCTTCGACCCCGAACTGAGCGTTGCGCTGGCTGCGTTGGGTAAGGAGTCGAGGGAGCCGCTCACCCCGGGCAATCTTGAGGCCCGCCAAGAGCGGGATGCCGCGAGCCGGCCCAGGCCGACGGCCGAGGGCCTTCGCGCCGACGGCCGTTTCGACGTGGCGGAGTTCTGCGTGCCGGGACCGCCGGGCGGGCCGGACGTCACGCTCGTGAGCGCACGGCCGGCCGGGCTCGTCGGGCCGTTGCCTCTCCTGTACTACATGCACGGAGGTGCGATGGTCATGGGCAACGCGTGGTCCGTGCTTCCGCGGATTCTGCGCGAGTGGGCGCTCCCGCTGGGACTGGCCGTCATCTCGGTCGAGTACCGGCTGGCGCCGCGGGCGCAGTACCCGGGACCGCTGGAGGACTGCTACGCCGGACTCGTCTGGGCGGCCGGGCACGCGGCCGAACTGGACATCGACGTGGACCGCGTCGTCATCGGAGGGAAGAGCGCCGGCGGCGGGCTCGCCGCGGCCCTCGCCCTGCTGGCCCGTGACCGCGGCGGTCCCGGGGCACTGGGGCAACTGCTGCTGTGCCCGATGCTCGACGACCGCGGCAGCACCTTCTCCAGCCATCAGATGACGGGCCTCGGCGTGTGGGACCTCACCTCCAACACGACCGCGTGGAAGGCACTGCTGGGTGACCGCTACGGTGCCGCGGACCTGCCGCCCTACGCGGCTCCCGCTCGCGCCACGGATCTTTCCGGACTCCCCCCGACCTATATCGACGTCGGGTCGGCCGAGATGTTCCGGGACGAGGACGTGGCCTACGCGAACGCGATCTGGCAGGCCGGCGGCGAGGCTGAACTGCATGTTTGGCCCGGTGCCTACCACGGCTTCGACGGTTTGGCACCGCGGGCGGCCCTCAGCCAGGACGCACGCAACGCCCGTACCCGCTGGCTCCAGCGCCTCCTGGCGCAGTCCGGCGCGAGAGTCCCGAGGTGTTCGACACCGCGCATGCCGCGGGAGAATCCCTCCGCCGGCTCGACGGGGTCCGGGGGGCCGGCGACATGA
- a CDS encoding aldo/keto reductase: MENRTLGNSGIEVSALGFGCWAIGGEWQDADGNPLGWGTVDDEESVAAIRRATELGVTFFDTADVYGTGHSERVLGRALAGRRDEVVIATKWGNVFNEETRTLIGEDTTAAYARRALTASLRRLGTDWIDVYQLHLSDAPLVAAAELRDVCEEFVREGLIRAYAWSTDDPGRAALFAQGEHCAGVQHACNVLVDAPEMLALCEQRGLASIIRSPLAMGLLTGKQGSPGRGSAGDIRSLPPAWLRWFDEGGVPAPQWRARVDAVRDVLTADGRTLAQGALAWLWARSPRTVPIPGFRSVAQAEENAMALQRGPLSGAQLSEVAELLR; the protein is encoded by the coding sequence ATGGAGAACAGGACGCTGGGAAACAGCGGGATCGAGGTCAGTGCGCTGGGATTCGGGTGCTGGGCCATCGGCGGTGAGTGGCAGGACGCCGACGGAAACCCTCTCGGATGGGGCACGGTCGATGACGAGGAGTCCGTCGCGGCGATCCGGCGGGCGACGGAGCTCGGGGTTACTTTCTTCGACACTGCGGACGTGTACGGCACCGGCCACAGCGAGCGGGTGCTGGGGCGGGCGCTCGCGGGCCGGCGGGACGAGGTGGTCATCGCCACCAAGTGGGGCAATGTCTTCAACGAGGAAACGCGCACGCTGATCGGTGAGGACACGACGGCCGCCTACGCGCGCCGGGCACTGACCGCGTCATTGCGGCGGCTGGGCACCGATTGGATTGACGTGTACCAGCTGCACCTGAGCGACGCACCATTGGTCGCGGCGGCTGAACTACGCGACGTATGTGAGGAGTTCGTACGAGAGGGGCTCATCCGCGCGTACGCCTGGAGTACCGATGATCCCGGGCGAGCGGCGCTCTTCGCTCAGGGGGAACACTGCGCGGGCGTCCAACACGCGTGCAATGTGCTGGTGGATGCGCCCGAAATGCTGGCGTTGTGCGAGCAGCGTGGCCTCGCGTCCATCATTCGCAGCCCGCTCGCCATGGGCCTGCTCACCGGAAAGCAGGGATCTCCCGGCCGCGGTTCAGCGGGCGACATCCGATCGCTGCCGCCCGCGTGGCTGCGCTGGTTCGACGAAGGTGGCGTTCCCGCACCCCAATGGAGGGCGCGCGTCGATGCGGTACGGGACGTCCTCACCGCCGACGGCCGCACGCTTGCACAGGGTGCCCTCGCGTGGCTGTGGGCACGCAGCCCGCGGACGGTGCCGATCCCCGGATTCCGTAGCGTCGCCCAGGCCGAGGAGAATGCCATGGCCCTCCAGCGCGGCCCCCTTTCCGGCGCCCAGCTCTCCGAGGTCGCCGAGCTGCTGCGGTGA
- a CDS encoding PP2C family protein-serine/threonine phosphatase has translation MAEDRQEPGGRDDDTPQDQDAARGETPAGESYMSLLNLPLSSDLDRIGEQLHALARAQGTLQGLLQAVLSITGELELAAVLRRIVSTAMELAGARYGAMGVLDEEGRFLAEFIPLGLTAKELAHLEGVELPRGRGLLGHLIHHPEPLRVKNIATHPESAGFPPGHPPMHSLLGVAISVRGRIYGNLYLSERKDGRPFDRHDEGVILALAGTAGVAIENARLYQQVRHSAEQFQRLLLPRLPDLHPFTAGAVYRPASAPAALGGDWYDAMLLPDGACVALIGDVVGHDMQAAASMSQIRSMLRALCHDGRTAPSTVLTRLDRILASLGEVPFTTVLVARLEPVDGGWQLHWSSAGHPPPLLLLPDGRVRYLETDPGVPLGVAPELPRPDHCQVLPVDSTVVLYTDGLVEFPGRPLDQGLDALAVTASQHAGRPPEELCRALADHHPSDGHDDLAVIALRTPPLTGYARS, from the coding sequence ATGGCGGAGGACCGGCAGGAACCGGGCGGCCGGGATGACGACACCCCGCAGGACCAGGACGCCGCACGGGGGGAGACACCGGCCGGGGAGTCCTACATGTCGCTGCTGAACCTGCCGCTCAGCTCGGACCTCGACCGCATCGGCGAACAACTGCACGCCCTGGCTCGCGCTCAGGGCACCCTCCAGGGGTTGCTTCAGGCGGTGCTGAGCATCACCGGCGAACTGGAACTGGCCGCGGTCCTGCGCCGCATCGTCAGCACCGCGATGGAACTGGCGGGTGCCCGCTACGGAGCCATGGGAGTGCTCGACGAGGAGGGCAGGTTCCTGGCCGAGTTCATCCCGCTGGGACTCACCGCGAAGGAGCTGGCACACCTGGAAGGAGTCGAGCTCCCCCGCGGACGGGGCCTGCTGGGCCACCTGATCCACCACCCTGAGCCGCTGCGGGTGAAGAACATCGCCACGCACCCGGAATCGGCCGGTTTCCCGCCCGGCCACCCTCCCATGCACTCCCTGCTCGGCGTCGCCATCAGCGTCCGCGGACGGATCTACGGCAACCTCTACCTCTCCGAACGCAAGGACGGACGGCCCTTCGACCGGCACGACGAGGGCGTGATCCTGGCACTCGCCGGCACAGCCGGGGTGGCCATCGAGAACGCCCGTCTCTACCAGCAGGTCCGCCACAGCGCCGAGCAGTTCCAGCGGCTGCTGCTGCCCCGTCTGCCGGACCTGCACCCCTTCACGGCGGGAGCGGTCTACCGCCCCGCCAGTGCCCCCGCCGCACTGGGCGGGGACTGGTACGACGCCATGCTGCTGCCCGACGGCGCCTGCGTGGCGCTGATCGGGGATGTGGTCGGGCACGACATGCAGGCCGCGGCCAGCATGTCGCAGATCCGCAGCATGCTGCGGGCCCTGTGCCACGACGGGCGCACCGCGCCCAGCACCGTCCTCACCCGGCTGGACCGCATTCTGGCCTCCCTGGGCGAGGTCCCCTTCACCACCGTCCTGGTAGCCCGCCTGGAGCCAGTCGACGGCGGCTGGCAGCTGCACTGGAGCAGCGCCGGGCACCCGCCGCCGCTGTTGCTGCTGCCCGACGGCCGCGTGCGCTACCTGGAGACCGATCCCGGGGTTCCCCTCGGGGTCGCGCCCGAGCTGCCTCGTCCCGACCACTGCCAGGTGCTGCCCGTCGACAGCACCGTCGTCCTCTACACCGACGGCCTGGTGGAATTCCCCGGCCGGCCGCTGGACCAGGGCCTGGACGCGCTGGCGGTCACCGCCTCCCAGCACGCGGGCCGACCCCCGGAGGAGCTGTGCCGGGCACTGGCCGACCACCACCCCAGCGACGGCCACGACGATCTGGCGGTCATCGCCCTGCGCACCCCGCCCCTCACCGGCTACGCCCGCTCCTGA
- a CDS encoding dihydrolipoyl dehydrogenase family protein, producing the protein MSEARENQANGTYDVVVLGAGPVGQNVADRARAAGLTVAVVERELVGGECSYWACVPSKALLRPVIAVADARRVDGARQAVTGRLDDDRVFARRDHYVTDWDDTGQAEWVKSTGADLYRGHGRIDGPRRITVTRDDGARHGLIARHAVAVATGSRPLLPDIPGILEARPWTNRHGTDSSTVPGRLAIVGGGGVGVEMATLWQGLGSQVTLLTRRRLIPRMEPFAGELVARSLTEAGVDVRIGTQATAARRPDPTGPVTLTLDDGSDLQADEVMFATGRTPATDDIGLDTVGLTSGAWLDVDTTCLVRRVDGTWLYAVGDVNHRALLTHQGKYQARTAGDAIAARAAGLPVDDGPWGDHATTADQHAVPQVFFTDPEAAAVGLTAEQAARAGHRIKTVDLDFDTVQGANLYADNYRGHARMVIDLDREILLGVTFVGPGVGELLHSATVAVVGEIPLKRLRHAIACFPTVSEIWLFLLAAYQRDHT; encoded by the coding sequence ATGAGCGAAGCACGCGAGAACCAGGCGAACGGCACCTACGACGTGGTCGTGCTGGGCGCCGGACCGGTCGGCCAGAACGTCGCCGACCGCGCCCGCGCCGCCGGCCTCACCGTCGCCGTCGTGGAACGTGAACTGGTCGGCGGCGAATGTTCCTACTGGGCCTGCGTCCCCAGTAAGGCCCTGCTGCGGCCGGTCATCGCGGTCGCCGACGCCCGCCGGGTGGACGGCGCCCGGCAGGCCGTCACCGGCCGGCTCGACGACGATCGGGTCTTCGCCCGCCGAGACCACTACGTCACCGACTGGGACGACACCGGACAGGCCGAGTGGGTGAAGTCCACCGGCGCCGACCTGTACCGCGGCCACGGCCGCATCGACGGCCCCCGCCGCATTACGGTCACCAGGGACGACGGCGCACGCCACGGTCTCATCGCCCGTCACGCGGTGGCCGTCGCCACCGGCAGCCGACCGCTCCTGCCCGATATCCCCGGCATCCTTGAGGCCCGGCCCTGGACGAACCGGCACGGCACCGACTCCAGTACCGTGCCCGGCCGCCTCGCCATCGTCGGTGGCGGCGGAGTCGGCGTCGAGATGGCAACCCTCTGGCAGGGTCTCGGCTCCCAGGTCACCCTGCTCACCCGCCGCCGCCTGATCCCGCGCATGGAACCCTTCGCGGGCGAGCTCGTCGCACGCAGCCTCACCGAGGCGGGCGTGGACGTACGGATCGGTACCCAGGCCACCGCAGCGCGTCGCCCGGACCCCACGGGACCCGTCACTCTCACCCTCGACGACGGCAGCGACCTGCAGGCCGACGAGGTCATGTTCGCCACCGGCCGGACCCCCGCGACCGACGACATCGGCCTGGACACGGTCGGCCTCACCTCCGGCGCATGGCTGGACGTGGACACCACCTGTCTGGTCCGCAGGGTCGACGGCACGTGGCTGTACGCCGTCGGCGACGTCAACCACCGGGCCCTGCTCACCCACCAGGGCAAGTACCAGGCGCGGACCGCCGGCGATGCCATCGCCGCCCGCGCCGCAGGCCTCCCCGTGGACGACGGCCCGTGGGGTGACCACGCCACCACCGCCGACCAGCACGCCGTACCACAGGTCTTCTTCACCGACCCCGAGGCGGCCGCCGTGGGCCTGACCGCCGAACAGGCGGCCCGGGCCGGCCACCGCATCAAGACCGTCGACCTCGACTTCGACACTGTTCAGGGCGCCAACCTCTACGCCGACAACTACCGCGGCCACGCACGGATGGTGATCGACCTCGACCGGGAAATCCTGCTCGGGGTGACCTTCGTCGGTCCCGGAGTCGGCGAGCTGCTGCACTCGGCGACCGTCGCTGTTGTCGGCGAGATCCCGCTCAAGCGGCTCAGGCACGCGATCGCCTGCTTCCCGACCGTCAGCGAGATCTGGCTCTTCCTCCTCGCCGCCTACCAGCGCGACCACACCTGA